A genomic region of Burkholderia humptydooensis contains the following coding sequences:
- the asd gene encoding aspartate-semialdehyde dehydrogenase, with translation MNVGLVGWRGMVGSVLMQRMQEEGDFDLIEPVFFSTSNAGGKAPSFAKNETTLKDATSIDDLKKCDVIITCQGGDYTNDVFPKLRAAGWNGYWIDAASALRMNGDAVIVLDPVNLNVIKDALVKGTKNFIGGNCTVSLMLMALGGLFRENLVDWMTAMTYQAASGAGAQNMRELLAQMGALNGAVAAQLADPASAILDIDRRVLAAMNGDAMPTSQFGVPLAGSLIPWIDKDLGNGMSREEWKGGAETNKILGKPAMGEPGSIPVDGLCVRIGAMRCHSQALTIKLTKDVPLDEINGILASANDWVKVVPNERDASMRDLSPAKVTGTLSVPVGRLRKLAMGGEYLSAFTVGDQLLWGAAEPLRRMLRILLDK, from the coding sequence ATGAACGTAGGTCTCGTAGGTTGGCGCGGCATGGTCGGCAGCGTGCTGATGCAGCGCATGCAGGAAGAAGGCGATTTCGATCTGATCGAGCCGGTGTTTTTCAGCACCAGCAACGCGGGCGGCAAGGCGCCGTCGTTCGCGAAAAACGAGACCACGCTCAAGGATGCGACGAGCATCGACGACCTGAAGAAGTGCGACGTGATCATCACGTGCCAGGGCGGCGATTACACGAACGACGTCTTCCCGAAGCTGCGCGCGGCCGGCTGGAACGGCTACTGGATCGACGCGGCTTCGGCGCTGCGGATGAACGGCGACGCGGTGATCGTTCTCGATCCCGTGAACCTGAACGTGATCAAGGACGCGCTCGTCAAGGGCACGAAGAACTTCATCGGCGGCAATTGCACGGTCAGTCTGATGCTGATGGCGCTCGGCGGCCTGTTCCGCGAGAACCTCGTCGACTGGATGACGGCGATGACGTACCAGGCCGCGTCGGGCGCGGGCGCGCAGAACATGCGCGAGCTGCTCGCGCAGATGGGCGCGCTGAACGGCGCGGTGGCGGCGCAGCTCGCCGATCCGGCGTCGGCGATCCTCGACATCGACCGCCGCGTGCTCGCCGCGATGAACGGCGACGCGATGCCGACCAGCCAGTTCGGCGTGCCGCTCGCGGGCTCGCTGATTCCGTGGATCGACAAGGATCTCGGCAACGGGATGTCGCGGGAAGAATGGAAGGGCGGCGCGGAAACCAACAAGATCCTCGGCAAGCCGGCGATGGGCGAGCCGGGCTCGATTCCGGTCGATGGCCTGTGCGTGCGGATCGGCGCGATGCGCTGCCACTCGCAGGCGCTCACGATCAAGCTCACGAAGGACGTGCCGCTCGACGAGATCAACGGCATCCTCGCATCGGCGAACGACTGGGTGAAGGTCGTGCCGAACGAGCGCGACGCGTCGATGCGCGATCTGTCGCCGGCGAAGGTGACGGGCACGCTGTCGGTGCCGGTCGGCCGCCTGCGCAAGCTCGCAATGGGTGGCGAATACCTGTCGGCATTTACCGTCGGCGATCAATTGTTGTGGGGCGCGGCCGAGCCGCTGCGCCGGATGCTGCGCATTCTGCTCGACAAGTAA
- the leuC gene encoding 3-isopropylmalate dehydratase large subunit, producing the protein MAQTLYDKLWNSHVVHTEEDGTALLYIDRQLLHEVTSPQAFEGLKLAQRPVWRISANLAVSDHNVPTTDRSHGIADPVSKLQVDTLDANCDAYGITQFKMNDVRQGIVHIIGPEQGATLPGMTIVCGDSHTSTHGAFGALAHGIGTSEVEHVLATQTLLQKKSKNMLVKVEGQLPRGCTAKDIVLAIIGRIGTAGGTGYAIEFGGSTIRALTMEGRMTVCNMAIEAGARAGMVAVDDTTVDYLKGRPFVPTGAEWNQAVEYWKTFRSDEGAQFDRVVELNAAQIVPQVTWGTSPEMVTSIDGRVPDPEREKDPVKRDAMERALAYMALAPNTPIEAIKVDKIFIGSCTNARIEDIRAAAYVVKKLNRRVAPNVRLAMVVPGSGLVKAQAEREGLDKVFTEAGFEWREPGCSMCLAMNADRLEPGERCASTSNRNFEGRQGQGGRTHLVSPAMAAAAAIEGHFVDIRQLG; encoded by the coding sequence ATGGCACAGACGCTCTACGACAAATTGTGGAATTCGCACGTCGTCCACACCGAAGAGGACGGCACCGCATTGCTCTATATCGATCGCCAACTGCTGCACGAAGTCACGAGCCCGCAGGCGTTCGAAGGGCTGAAGCTCGCGCAGCGCCCGGTGTGGCGGATCAGCGCGAACCTCGCGGTGTCCGACCACAACGTGCCGACCACCGACCGCAGCCACGGCATCGCCGATCCGGTGTCGAAGCTGCAGGTCGACACGCTCGACGCGAACTGCGACGCATACGGCATCACGCAATTCAAGATGAACGACGTGCGCCAGGGCATCGTCCACATCATCGGCCCCGAGCAGGGCGCGACGCTGCCCGGCATGACGATCGTGTGCGGCGATTCGCACACGTCGACGCACGGCGCGTTCGGCGCGCTCGCGCACGGCATCGGCACGTCGGAAGTCGAGCACGTGCTCGCGACGCAGACTCTGCTGCAGAAGAAGAGCAAGAACATGCTCGTGAAGGTCGAGGGCCAACTGCCGCGCGGCTGCACCGCGAAGGACATCGTGCTCGCGATCATCGGCAGGATCGGCACCGCGGGCGGCACCGGCTACGCGATCGAATTCGGCGGCTCGACGATCCGCGCGCTGACGATGGAGGGCCGGATGACGGTCTGCAACATGGCGATCGAGGCGGGCGCGCGCGCCGGCATGGTCGCCGTCGACGACACGACGGTCGACTACCTGAAGGGCCGTCCGTTCGTGCCGACGGGCGCGGAGTGGAATCAGGCGGTCGAGTACTGGAAGACGTTCAGGTCCGACGAAGGCGCGCAGTTCGACCGCGTCGTCGAGCTGAACGCGGCGCAGATCGTCCCGCAGGTCACGTGGGGCACGTCGCCGGAGATGGTCACGTCGATCGACGGCCGCGTGCCCGATCCCGAGCGCGAGAAGGACCCGGTCAAGCGCGACGCGATGGAGCGCGCGCTTGCGTACATGGCGCTCGCGCCGAACACGCCGATCGAGGCGATCAAGGTCGACAAGATCTTCATCGGCTCGTGCACGAACGCGCGCATCGAGGACATCCGCGCGGCCGCGTATGTCGTGAAGAAACTCAATCGCCGCGTCGCGCCGAACGTGCGGCTCGCGATGGTCGTGCCGGGCTCGGGCCTCGTGAAGGCGCAGGCCGAGCGCGAAGGGCTCGACAAGGTGTTCACCGAAGCCGGCTTCGAATGGCGCGAGCCGGGCTGCTCGATGTGCCTCGCGATGAACGCCGACCGGCTCGAGCCGGGCGAGCGCTGCGCGTCGACGTCGAACCGCAACTTCGAGGGGCGTCAGGGCCAGGGCGGCCGCACGCATCTCGTCAGCCCGGCGATGGCCGCGGCGGCGGCGATCGAAGGCCACTTCGTCGACATTCGCCAGTTGGGGTGA
- the leuD gene encoding 3-isopropylmalate dehydratase small subunit, whose protein sequence is MEKFNVHTGVVAPLDRENVDTDAIIPKQFLKSIKRTGFGPNAFDEWRYLDHGEPGQDNSKRPLNPDFVLNQPRYQGASILLARKNFGCGSSREHAPWALQQYGFRAIVAPSFADIFFNNCYKNGLLPIALTEQQVDHLFNETVAFNGYQLTVDLDAQVVRAPDGREYPFEITAFRKYCLLNGFDDIGLTLRHADKIRQFEVERLAKQPWLDNRLIG, encoded by the coding sequence ATGGAAAAATTCAATGTGCATACCGGCGTCGTGGCGCCGCTCGATCGCGAGAACGTCGACACCGACGCGATCATTCCGAAGCAGTTCCTGAAGTCGATCAAGCGCACGGGCTTCGGCCCGAACGCGTTCGACGAGTGGCGCTATCTCGATCATGGCGAGCCCGGCCAGGACAACTCGAAGCGTCCGCTGAACCCGGACTTCGTGCTGAACCAGCCGCGCTACCAGGGCGCGTCGATCCTGCTCGCGCGCAAGAACTTCGGCTGCGGCAGCTCGCGCGAGCATGCGCCGTGGGCGTTGCAGCAGTACGGCTTCCGCGCGATCGTCGCGCCGAGCTTCGCCGACATCTTCTTCAACAACTGCTACAAGAACGGGCTCTTGCCGATCGCGCTGACCGAGCAGCAGGTCGATCACCTGTTCAACGAGACGGTCGCGTTCAACGGCTACCAACTGACGGTCGACCTCGACGCGCAGGTCGTGCGCGCGCCGGACGGCCGCGAATATCCGTTCGAGATCACCGCGTTCCGCAAGTACTGCCTGCTGAACGGCTTCGACGACATCGGCCTCACGCTGCGCCACGCGGACAAGATCCGCCAGTTCGAGGTGGAGCGGCTCGCGAAGCAGCCGTGGCTCGACAACCGGCTGATCGGCTGA
- the mdeB gene encoding alpha-ketoglutarate dehydrogenase — protein MNDLSNGIRPVLATARRHDDTDPQETAEWLDALDGVVAHAGAERAQYLLARLAEHAARRRLAPPHASATPYVNTIPVDEEPPYPGDPQLEERLAAVLRWNALAMVVRANRAYGELGGHIASYASAADLFEVGFNHFFRAAGDASGGDLVYFQPHSSPGVYARAYLEGFLSDAQLEHYRREIAGPGLCSYPHPWLMPDFWQFPTGSMGIGPINAIYQARFMRYLQNRGLLRTDGRKVWGFFGDGEMDEPESIGALSLAAREGLDNLVFVINCNLQRLDGPVRGNGRIVDELESQFAGAGWNVIKVLWGSDWDALFARDATGALARAFAQTVDGQFQTFSANDGAYNRARFFGQDDALAALVAHLRDEDIDRLRRGGHDARKLYAAYDRAVRHEGRPTVILAKTMKGFGMGATGQGRMTTHQQKKLDVEHLLAFRDRFRLPLTDEDVAQLRFCKPAEDSPEMRYLHARRAALGGCLPRRRTAATTALTVPSLPSWGQFALDGGREMSTTMAIVRMLGGVLKDATLGPRIVPVVADEARTFGMANLFRQVGIYSPLGQRYEPEDLGSMLYYREDTRGQILEEGISEAGAMSSWIAAATSYSVHDLPMLPFYIYYSMFGFQRIGDLIWAAADQRARGFLIGATSGKTTLGGEGLQHQDGTSHLAASTVPNCRAWDPAFAYEVAVIVDEGMREMVERQRDTLYYLTVTNENYAQPPLPADRLDAARDGILKGMYPLDAAALPGARVQLLGSGAILGEVQAAARLLRDDWRIDAAVWSVTSFTELQRDGIAAERAQRLFGADDADGASGRAPASYVASALAATQGPVIAATDYARALPELIRAYVPRRYVTLGTDGFGRSDTRQALRAFFEVDRASIAIAALHALADDGVVARAVVRDAIARYGKQDAPRTPPWER, from the coding sequence ATGAACGATTTATCGAACGGAATCCGCCCGGTCCTCGCGACCGCGCGCCGCCACGACGACACCGATCCGCAGGAAACCGCCGAATGGCTGGACGCGCTCGACGGCGTCGTCGCGCACGCGGGCGCGGAGCGCGCGCAGTATCTGCTCGCGCGGCTCGCCGAGCACGCGGCGCGCCGCCGGCTCGCGCCGCCGCACGCGAGCGCGACGCCGTACGTGAACACGATCCCCGTCGACGAAGAGCCGCCGTATCCGGGCGACCCGCAGCTCGAGGAGCGCCTCGCGGCGGTGCTGCGCTGGAACGCGCTCGCGATGGTGGTCCGCGCGAACCGCGCGTATGGCGAGCTCGGCGGCCACATCGCGAGCTACGCGTCGGCCGCCGATCTGTTCGAGGTCGGCTTCAACCACTTCTTCCGCGCGGCGGGCGACGCGTCGGGCGGCGATCTCGTCTATTTCCAGCCGCATTCGTCGCCGGGCGTCTACGCGCGCGCGTACCTCGAAGGCTTCCTGAGCGATGCGCAGCTCGAGCACTACCGGCGCGAGATCGCCGGGCCGGGCCTCTGCTCGTACCCGCACCCGTGGCTGATGCCCGATTTCTGGCAGTTCCCGACGGGCTCGATGGGCATCGGGCCGATCAACGCGATCTACCAGGCGCGCTTCATGCGCTACCTGCAGAACCGCGGCCTGCTGCGCACCGACGGCCGCAAGGTGTGGGGCTTCTTCGGCGACGGCGAGATGGACGAGCCCGAATCGATCGGCGCGCTGTCGCTCGCCGCGCGCGAGGGGCTCGACAATCTCGTGTTTGTGATCAACTGCAACCTGCAGCGCCTCGACGGCCCGGTGCGCGGCAACGGCCGCATCGTCGACGAGCTCGAATCGCAGTTCGCGGGCGCCGGCTGGAACGTGATCAAGGTGCTGTGGGGCTCGGACTGGGATGCCCTCTTCGCGCGCGACGCGACGGGCGCGCTCGCGCGCGCGTTCGCGCAGACGGTCGACGGCCAGTTCCAGACGTTTTCGGCGAATGACGGCGCGTACAACCGCGCGCGCTTCTTCGGCCAGGACGACGCGCTCGCGGCACTCGTCGCGCATCTGCGCGACGAGGATATCGACCGGCTGCGCCGCGGCGGCCACGACGCGCGCAAGCTGTACGCCGCGTATGACCGCGCCGTCCGGCACGAGGGCCGGCCGACGGTGATTCTCGCGAAGACGATGAAGGGCTTCGGCATGGGCGCGACCGGCCAGGGCCGGATGACGACCCATCAGCAGAAGAAGCTCGACGTCGAGCACCTGCTCGCGTTCCGCGACCGTTTCCGGCTGCCGCTCACGGACGAAGACGTCGCGCAACTGCGTTTCTGCAAGCCCGCGGAAGACAGCCCGGAGATGCGCTACCTGCATGCGCGCCGGGCTGCCCTGGGAGGCTGTCTGCCCAGAAGGCGGACCGCGGCGACGACGGCATTGACCGTGCCGTCGCTGCCTTCCTGGGGGCAATTCGCGCTCGACGGCGGCCGCGAGATGTCGACGACGATGGCGATCGTGCGGATGCTCGGCGGCGTGCTGAAGGACGCGACGCTCGGGCCGCGCATCGTGCCCGTCGTCGCCGACGAGGCGCGCACGTTCGGGATGGCGAACCTGTTCCGGCAAGTCGGCATCTATTCGCCGCTCGGCCAGCGCTACGAGCCCGAAGACCTCGGCTCGATGCTCTACTACCGCGAGGACACGCGCGGGCAGATCCTCGAGGAAGGGATCTCGGAAGCGGGCGCGATGTCGTCGTGGATCGCGGCGGCGACGTCGTACAGCGTGCACGACCTGCCGATGCTGCCGTTCTACATCTACTACTCGATGTTCGGCTTCCAGCGGATCGGCGATCTGATCTGGGCCGCGGCCGACCAGCGCGCGCGCGGCTTCCTGATCGGCGCGACGTCGGGCAAGACGACGCTCGGCGGCGAAGGGCTCCAGCACCAGGACGGCACGAGCCATCTCGCGGCGTCGACGGTGCCGAACTGCCGCGCGTGGGACCCGGCGTTCGCGTACGAAGTCGCGGTGATCGTCGACGAAGGGATGCGCGAGATGGTCGAGCGGCAGCGCGACACGCTCTACTACCTGACCGTCACGAACGAGAACTACGCACAGCCGCCGCTGCCCGCGGACCGGCTCGACGCGGCGCGCGACGGCATCCTGAAGGGCATGTATCCGCTCGATGCGGCCGCGCTGCCCGGCGCGCGCGTGCAGTTGCTCGGCTCGGGCGCGATTCTCGGCGAAGTGCAGGCGGCCGCGCGCCTGCTGCGCGACGACTGGCGGATCGATGCGGCCGTCTGGAGCGTGACGAGCTTCACCGAGCTGCAGCGCGACGGCATCGCGGCCGAGCGCGCGCAGCGCCTGTTCGGCGCCGACGATGCCGACGGAGCGAGCGGGCGCGCGCCGGCGTCCTACGTCGCGTCGGCGCTTGCCGCGACGCAAGGGCCCGTGATCGCCGCAACCGACTACGCGCGCGCGCTGCCCGAGCTGATTCGCGCGTACGTGCCGCGCCGCTACGTGACGCTCGGCACCGACGGCTTCGGCCGCAGCGACACGCGCCAGGCGCTGCGCGCGTTCTTCGAGGTCGATCGCGCATCGATCGCGATCGCGGCGCTGCATGCGCTCGCCGACGATGGGGTCGTCGCGCGCGCGGTCGTGCGCGATGCGATCGCGCGGTACGGCAAGCAGGACGCGCCGCGCACGCCGCCCTGGGAACGGTGA
- a CDS encoding entericidin A/B family lipoprotein gives MSMDAAVFRRIAAVFALAGFVFGLAGCNTVAGVGEDINAAGRAIKRAAD, from the coding sequence GTGAGCATGGACGCAGCGGTTTTCCGGCGCATTGCCGCCGTGTTCGCGCTGGCGGGCTTCGTGTTCGGCCTCGCCGGCTGCAACACGGTCGCGGGCGTGGGCGAGGACATCAACGCCGCCGGCCGCGCGATCAAGCGCGCGGCGGACTGA
- the leuB gene encoding 3-isopropylmalate dehydrogenase — protein sequence MKIAVLPGDGIGPEIVNEAVKVLNALDETFELEEAPVGGAGYEASGHPLPDATLKLAKEADAILFGSVGDWKYDSLERALRPEQAILGLRKHLGLFANFRPAICYPQLVDASPLKPELVAGLDILIVRELNGDIYFGQPRGVRAAPDGPFAGEREGFDTMRYSEPEVRRIAHVAFQAARKRAKKLLSVDKSNVLETSQFWRDVMIDVSKEYADVELSHMYVDNAAMQLAKAPKQFDVIVTGNMFGDILSDEASMLTGSIGMLPSASLDRNNKGLYEPSHGSAPDIAGKGVANPLATILSAAMLLRYSLSRAEQADRIERAVRTVLEAGYRTSDIATPGCNKVGTTAMGDAVVAAL from the coding sequence ATGAAGATTGCAGTGCTGCCCGGCGACGGCATCGGTCCGGAAATCGTCAACGAAGCGGTGAAGGTGCTGAACGCGCTCGACGAGACGTTCGAACTGGAAGAAGCGCCCGTCGGCGGCGCGGGCTACGAGGCGAGCGGCCATCCGCTGCCCGACGCGACGCTCAAGCTCGCGAAGGAAGCGGACGCGATCCTGTTCGGCTCGGTCGGCGACTGGAAGTACGATTCGCTCGAGCGCGCGCTGCGGCCCGAGCAGGCGATCCTCGGCCTGCGCAAGCACCTCGGGCTGTTCGCGAACTTCCGCCCGGCGATCTGCTACCCGCAGCTCGTCGATGCGTCGCCGCTGAAGCCCGAGCTCGTCGCGGGCCTCGACATCCTGATCGTGCGCGAGCTGAACGGCGACATCTATTTCGGCCAGCCGCGCGGCGTGCGCGCCGCGCCGGACGGCCCGTTCGCGGGCGAGCGCGAAGGCTTCGACACGATGCGCTACTCGGAGCCGGAAGTGCGCCGCATCGCCCATGTCGCGTTCCAGGCGGCGCGCAAACGCGCGAAGAAGCTGCTGTCGGTCGACAAGTCGAACGTGCTCGAGACGTCGCAGTTCTGGCGCGACGTGATGATCGACGTGTCGAAGGAATACGCGGACGTCGAGCTGTCGCACATGTACGTCGACAACGCGGCGATGCAGCTCGCGAAGGCGCCTAAGCAGTTCGACGTGATCGTGACGGGCAACATGTTCGGCGACATTCTGTCCGACGAGGCGTCGATGCTGACGGGCTCGATCGGCATGCTGCCGTCCGCGTCGCTCGACAGGAACAACAAGGGCCTGTACGAGCCGTCGCACGGCTCCGCGCCGGACATCGCGGGCAAGGGCGTCGCGAACCCGCTCGCGACGATCCTGTCGGCCGCGATGCTGCTGCGCTACTCGCTGAGCCGCGCGGAGCAGGCGGACCGGATCGAGCGCGCGGTCAGGACGGTGCTCGAGGCGGGCTACCGGACGTCCGACATCGCGACGCCGGGCTGCAACAAGGTCGGCACGACGGCGATGGGCGACGCGGTGGTCGCGGCGCTGTAA
- a CDS encoding Lrp/AsnC family transcriptional regulator has translation MSAPSRRLDRIDIGILNQLQQNARITNAELARAVNLSPTPCFNRVRALEKLGLIKQQVTLLNPEPLGLRINVFIQVSLEKQAEDALRRFEEAIDKRPEVMECYLMSGDADYLLRVVVPSMKSLERFILDQLTTIPGVSNIRSSFALKQVRYRTALPLPADGLTLADGDDEPQEWV, from the coding sequence ATGAGCGCACCTTCTCGCCGGCTGGACCGGATCGACATCGGCATCCTGAACCAACTGCAGCAGAACGCGCGGATCACGAACGCCGAGCTCGCGCGCGCGGTGAACCTGTCGCCGACGCCGTGCTTCAACCGCGTCCGTGCGCTCGAGAAGCTCGGGCTCATCAAGCAGCAGGTGACGCTGCTGAATCCGGAGCCGCTCGGGCTGCGGATCAACGTGTTCATTCAGGTGAGCCTCGAGAAGCAGGCGGAGGATGCGCTGCGCCGCTTCGAGGAGGCGATTGACAAGCGCCCCGAGGTGATGGAGTGCTATCTGATGTCGGGCGACGCCGATTACCTGCTGCGCGTCGTCGTGCCGAGCATGAAGAGCCTCGAACGCTTCATCCTCGATCAACTGACGACGATTCCGGGCGTGTCGAACATCCGCTCGAGCTTCGCGCTGAAGCAGGTCCGCTACCGGACCGCGCTGCCGCTGCCGGCGGACGGGCTCACGCTCGCCGACGGCGACGACGAGCCGCAGGAATGGGTGTGA